The genomic stretch AGGGCTTAAGAAAATTATATAATCGGCTTCATAGCACCCATGTATGAGCGCAATTCCTCACCGATGATCTCTACGCCGGTGTAGCGAATATCCTCATTCACAGCGATCAGCTCTACATTACTGACTCCGTTATCCTTCGCATCCAGTCCCTTGCCAATGACATCGGTGCTCACGGCCTTCATGAAATCCTGGAGCAGCGGGTAGGCTGCATGGTTAAAGAGGTAACAGCCGTATTCCGCTGTATCAGAGATAACCACGTTCATCTCGTAGAGCTTCTTCCGGGTGATCAGATTGGCGATCAGCGGCAGCTCATGCAGGGACTCGTAATAAGCAGACTCTTCCTTGATACCTGCGGAAACCATAGTGTCAAAGGCCAGCTCCACGCCCGCTTTGACCATAGCCACCATCAGGATGCCCTTATCAAAGTACTCCTGCTCAGCAATCGCAACATCTGCGGCTTCAATTTTTTCAAAATCGGTTTCACCGGTTTCTTTGCGCCAGTTGAGCAGATCAGCATCATCCTTGGCCCAGTCTTTCATCATGGTTGTGGAAAAATGCCCGGACATGATGTCATCCATATGCTTATGAAAAAGCGGGGCCATGATTTGACTCAATTCTTCAGCCAGCTCATGAGCGCGGATCTTGGCCGGATTAGAGAGCCGATCCATCATATTGGTGATACCACCGTGCTTAAGGGCCTCGGTAATGGTCTCCCAGCCGTTCTGGATAAACTTAACCGCGTAAGCTGCATCAATGCCCTGCTCAACCATCTTTTCAAAACAAAGCAAAGAACCCGTTTGCAGCATACCGCAGAGAATGGTCTGCTCACCCATCAGGTCAGACTTGACCTCGGCAACAAAGGAGGACTCCAGGCAACCGGCCCGATCACCGCCGGTACCGCAGGCATAGGCCTTGGCCACATCCCAACCGACCCCCTGGGGATCGTTTTCGCGATGAACAGCC from Candidatus Electrothrix communis encodes the following:
- the ilvC gene encoding ketol-acid reductoisomerase codes for the protein MANYFNSLPLRLQLEELGQCRFMDASEFNGVEALKGKKIVIVGCGAQGLNQGLNLRDSGLDVSYTLREAAIKEQRQSWKNATENDFKVGSYEEMLPDADLVINLTPDKQHSNVIETVMPFMKENSCLSYSHGFNIVEEGMQIRKDITVVMVAPKSPGTEVREEYKRGFGVPTLLAVHRENDPQGVGWDVAKAYACGTGGDRAGCLESSFVAEVKSDLMGEQTILCGMLQTGSLLCFEKMVEQGIDAAYAVKFIQNGWETITEALKHGGITNMMDRLSNPAKIRAHELAEELSQIMAPLFHKHMDDIMSGHFSTTMMKDWAKDDADLLNWRKETGETDFEKIEAADVAIAEQEYFDKGILMVAMVKAGVELAFDTMVSAGIKEESAYYESLHELPLIANLITRKKLYEMNVVISDTAEYGCYLFNHAAYPLLQDFMKAVSTDVIGKGLDAKDNGVSNVELIAVNEDIRYTGVEIIGEELRSYMGAMKPII